From the Nocardiopsis changdeensis genome, one window contains:
- a CDS encoding 2-C-methyl-D-erythritol 2,4-cyclodiphosphate synthase, producing MTDRTEAALSAAAPSADVEHLAAVLRRRREELAGAAGVRIGRGEVVHRLEAHMWAGVEIPAVGCHAATDPLRLVASNGPITCRRCLGRGRQAQEQVLGQIELL from the coding sequence ATGACCGACCGTACCGAGGCAGCTCTGTCCGCCGCCGCACCCTCCGCCGATGTCGAGCACCTGGCCGCTGTTCTCCGGCGGCGCCGCGAGGAGTTGGCCGGTGCGGCCGGGGTGCGGATCGGACGCGGCGAGGTCGTGCACCGACTGGAGGCGCACATGTGGGCGGGTGTGGAGATCCCCGCGGTCGGCTGCCACGCGGCGACCGACCCGCTCCGGCTGGTGGCGTCGAACGGGCCCATCACCTGCCGCCGGTGCCTGGGGCGCGGCCGCCAGGCGCAGGAGCAGGTGCTCGGCCAGATCGAGCTGCTGTGA
- a CDS encoding PucR family transcriptional regulator — protein MHKSEQSGVVPRVAGACLAELDSIAGAYVRRVRELTGYAETVIDDTELYGTARATLELLLELLRGRDRYEELRAHSVEVGRSRARRGIPLESLLRAVRMDFRFLWEAMRAHVPESDFPAFSEDVISIWEAVEVHTTHVQTGYTDEIARVRAELELEHAFLLRHLLSGSGSDARLHAQAAQALGLRADGVHIVVVANGDHARGFRDRIGAVLPGAVPLRSDGVEFALVPTAEATGAAGAELARSPVGISPSARGLGEIAPMWRIACELAPWAREGAAATVGSHWTRLAGTRLGPVAEAFSKDVGEALEGFSERERNLQIETVENYFRTGSVTEVAQRMFCHRNTVINRLRRFADATGLDVSRPVDASAAQLALAGLR, from the coding sequence ATGCACAAATCCGAACAGTCGGGTGTCGTCCCCCGCGTCGCGGGGGCGTGTCTGGCGGAGCTCGACTCCATTGCCGGGGCCTACGTCCGCAGGGTCCGCGAGCTCACCGGCTACGCCGAGACCGTCATCGACGACACGGAGCTGTACGGCACGGCCCGGGCCACGCTCGAACTCCTGCTGGAACTCCTGCGGGGCCGGGACCGCTACGAGGAGCTGCGGGCCCACTCGGTCGAGGTGGGGCGCTCGCGCGCCCGCCGCGGGATCCCCCTGGAGTCGCTGCTGCGCGCCGTGCGCATGGACTTCCGCTTCCTGTGGGAGGCGATGCGCGCCCACGTCCCCGAGTCCGACTTCCCCGCCTTCTCCGAGGACGTCATCTCCATCTGGGAGGCGGTGGAGGTGCACACGACGCACGTGCAGACCGGGTACACCGACGAGATCGCGCGGGTGCGCGCCGAACTGGAGCTGGAGCACGCGTTCCTCCTGCGGCACCTGCTGAGCGGTTCCGGCTCGGACGCGCGCCTGCACGCGCAGGCGGCGCAGGCCCTGGGGCTGCGCGCCGACGGCGTCCACATCGTCGTGGTGGCCAACGGGGACCACGCGCGCGGCTTCAGGGACCGGATCGGCGCGGTCCTGCCCGGAGCGGTCCCGCTCCGTTCGGACGGGGTCGAGTTCGCCCTCGTCCCCACGGCGGAGGCCACGGGCGCCGCCGGGGCCGAGCTGGCACGGAGCCCCGTCGGGATCTCGCCGAGCGCCCGCGGCCTCGGGGAGATCGCCCCGATGTGGCGGATCGCCTGCGAGCTGGCGCCGTGGGCGCGGGAGGGCGCGGCGGCGACGGTCGGGAGCCACTGGACCCGGCTGGCGGGCACGCGCCTGGGCCCGGTCGCCGAGGCCTTCTCCAAGGACGTCGGGGAGGCGCTCGAGGGGTTCTCCGAGCGGGAGAGGAACCTCCAGATCGAGACGGTCGAGAACTACTTCAGGACCGGCTCGGTCACCGAGGTCGCGCAGCGGATGTTCTGCCACCGCAACACGGTCATCAACCGCCTGCGCAGGTTCGCCGACGCCACCGGCCTCGACGTCTCCCGGCCGGTGGACGCGTCCGCGGCCCAGCTGGCCCTGGCGGGCCTGCGCTAG
- a CDS encoding MFS transporter has protein sequence MSRPDPAVPARGPKVNAADAGRIAFAAFVGTALEWYDYFLFGTAAALVFNRLFFTDLDPSAGLMASLATFGVGFAARPIGALIFGYVGDRYGRRPALLTTIVMIGCATGLIGVIPDYLAIGIAAPLLLAVLRLLQGLAVGGEWGGAITIAIEHAPERQRARYAALVQVGSPVGTLISSAAFAAVLLLPAAEFDAWGWRLPFLAAFPLLGIALYIRLKVEESPVFQELVEMEDRAKVPALALFREAGGRLAVAVAAALLGVGGFYMMTTFVVSYASTVLEVDRQVAVNATLVAAVLQIATTLVAGRVAERFGPGRMTVIGAVATGAAAFPLFWLIDTGAPWAITVAVATGICLITLAYAVTGTLLADLFPPRLRYSGVSLGYNLAGTLSGFLPLIATALLAVDDGASWPAVLVLIGICAVTALGGAAGERIRAKDIRAAADARTAA, from the coding sequence ATGTCACGACCCGACCCCGCCGTGCCCGCGCGAGGGCCGAAGGTGAACGCGGCCGACGCTGGACGGATCGCCTTCGCCGCCTTCGTCGGGACCGCACTGGAGTGGTACGACTACTTCCTGTTCGGCACGGCCGCCGCCCTGGTCTTCAACCGCCTGTTCTTCACCGACCTGGACCCGAGCGCGGGGCTCATGGCGTCCCTGGCGACCTTCGGCGTGGGCTTCGCCGCCCGGCCGATCGGTGCGCTGATCTTCGGCTACGTCGGCGACCGCTACGGCCGGCGGCCCGCCCTGCTGACGACCATCGTCATGATCGGCTGTGCCACCGGGCTCATCGGGGTGATCCCCGACTACCTCGCGATCGGGATCGCCGCGCCGCTCCTGCTCGCGGTCCTGCGGCTCCTCCAGGGGCTGGCCGTGGGCGGCGAATGGGGCGGTGCCATCACCATCGCCATCGAGCACGCCCCCGAGCGCCAGCGCGCCCGTTACGCCGCCCTGGTCCAGGTCGGGTCCCCGGTCGGCACGCTCATCTCCTCCGCCGCCTTCGCGGCCGTGCTGCTGCTGCCCGCGGCCGAGTTCGACGCCTGGGGATGGCGCCTGCCGTTCCTCGCGGCCTTCCCGCTGCTCGGCATCGCCCTGTACATCCGCCTCAAGGTGGAGGAGTCCCCGGTCTTCCAGGAGCTCGTGGAGATGGAGGACCGCGCCAAGGTGCCCGCCCTGGCCCTGTTCCGCGAGGCCGGGGGCCGCCTGGCCGTGGCGGTCGCCGCCGCGCTGCTGGGGGTCGGCGGGTTCTACATGATGACGACCTTCGTGGTCTCCTACGCCTCCACCGTCCTGGAGGTCGACCGCCAGGTGGCCGTGAACGCGACCCTGGTCGCCGCCGTCCTCCAGATCGCGACGACCCTGGTCGCCGGGCGCGTGGCCGAGCGCTTCGGCCCGGGCCGGATGACGGTGATCGGCGCCGTGGCCACGGGCGCGGCCGCCTTCCCCCTCTTCTGGCTCATCGACACGGGCGCCCCCTGGGCGATCACCGTCGCGGTGGCCACCGGCATCTGCCTCATCACCCTGGCCTACGCCGTCACCGGCACCCTGCTGGCCGACCTCTTCCCGCCCCGGCTCCGCTACAGCGGCGTCTCCCTGGGCTACAACCTGGCCGGAACCCTCAGCGGGTTCCTCCCGCTCATCGCCACCGCCCTCCTGGCCGTGGACGACGGCGCGTCCTGGCCCGCGGTCCTGGTCCTGATCGGCATCTGCGCCGTCACCGCCCTCGGCGGCGCGGCCGGCGAGCGCATCCGGGCCAAGGACATCCGCGCAGCGGCGGACGCGCGCACCGCGGCGTGA
- a CDS encoding ArgE/DapE family deacylase, whose translation MNLAPDVIARIEAAVDDAFEAQLAFTQELVRHPSLRTRESSAQDLMYEAMASRGLAMDRWELDPEEIAAHPGAGKIKVSYEGVENVVGTYTPAEGGGRSLILNGHIDVVPEGPLEEWSRSPWDAPIIDGWLYGRGSGDMKAGLAANLFAYDAVRAAGFAPAGRIHFQSVAEEECTGNGALATIQRGYTADAVLIPEPEEDMLVRANVGVIWFTVRVAGHPTHPREMSAGFNAIDAAHHVMGRLRGLEQRWNDEKGRHPYFEDLDHPINFNLGGITGGDWPSSVPAWCELQVRAAIYPGVSADDAWEQIQGVLRDTTTDDAGHPIVAVGERTGFYAQGYVLPEGTDAENVLRSAHEAVFKDELRTFTTPGYLDGRVYALYQGIPALVYGPVSEAIHGYDERVDVESVRRITKSIALFIAQWCGLAETP comes from the coding sequence GTGAACCTCGCACCCGACGTCATCGCGCGCATCGAAGCGGCCGTCGACGACGCCTTCGAAGCCCAGCTGGCCTTCACACAGGAACTCGTGCGCCACCCCTCCCTGCGCACCCGGGAGTCCTCCGCGCAGGACCTGATGTACGAGGCCATGGCGAGCAGGGGGCTGGCCATGGACCGCTGGGAACTCGACCCCGAGGAGATCGCCGCCCACCCGGGTGCCGGAAAGATCAAGGTCTCCTACGAGGGCGTCGAGAACGTGGTGGGCACGTACACCCCGGCCGAGGGCGGCGGCCGCTCGCTCATCCTCAACGGCCACATCGACGTCGTCCCCGAAGGCCCCCTGGAGGAGTGGTCCCGGTCGCCCTGGGACGCCCCGATCATCGACGGCTGGCTCTACGGCCGGGGCAGCGGCGACATGAAGGCGGGGCTGGCGGCCAACCTGTTCGCCTACGACGCCGTGCGGGCGGCGGGCTTCGCGCCCGCCGGACGCATCCACTTCCAGTCGGTGGCCGAGGAGGAGTGCACCGGCAACGGCGCGCTCGCGACGATCCAGCGCGGGTACACCGCCGACGCCGTGCTGATCCCCGAACCCGAGGAGGACATGCTCGTCCGCGCCAACGTCGGTGTCATCTGGTTCACGGTCCGCGTCGCGGGGCACCCCACCCACCCCAGGGAGATGTCGGCGGGGTTCAACGCGATCGACGCGGCGCACCACGTGATGGGCCGGCTGCGCGGGCTCGAACAGCGCTGGAACGACGAGAAGGGGCGGCACCCCTACTTCGAGGACCTGGACCACCCGATCAACTTCAACCTCGGCGGGATCACCGGCGGCGACTGGCCGTCCAGCGTCCCGGCCTGGTGCGAGCTCCAGGTCCGGGCGGCGATCTACCCCGGGGTGAGCGCCGACGACGCCTGGGAGCAGATCCAGGGGGTGCTGCGCGACACCACCACCGACGACGCGGGCCACCCCATCGTGGCCGTGGGCGAGCGGACCGGCTTCTACGCCCAGGGGTACGTCCTGCCCGAGGGCACGGACGCCGAGAACGTGCTGCGCAGCGCCCACGAGGCCGTCTTCAAGGACGAGCTGCGCACCTTCACCACCCCCGGCTACCTCGACGGGCGTGTCTACGCCCTGTACCAGGGGATCCCGGCGCTGGTCTACGGGCCGGTCTCCGAGGCCATCCACGGGTACGACGAGCGCGTGGACGTCGAGTCCGTGCGGCGGATCACCAAGTCCATCGCCCTGTTCATCGCCCAGTGGTGCGGTCTCGCCGAGACCCCCTGA
- a CDS encoding MFS transporter — MQTEALPASRPGGSTDRTAPGRRRLPLVVHVLAVGTFLMLTTEFVVAGILPDIAADLGVSPARVGSFITVFAVGMIVGAPLITMLTARLSQRLTLILALGVFVAGHIRVALVSDVDQIMVARFLTGLATGAFWAVSAVVASRAAGPALGSRAVSVVGAGGSLATVLGVPAGAYIAQLAGWRGTFWALAAAAALVTVLVLRSVPRDEPAGGERTSFVADLAGLLSVRLWLVLAACATTSGGVLAVYSFIAPVLTDRSGVPAAAVPLVLTVFGVGSFVGTLVAGRLGDGRPHAVTIATPAVSTVLMASILVFSGSSWAMVVLIALLGLFGLSANGVLIHLAVRFAGRAASLGSALSVAAFNLGTAAVTPVAGAALASPLGLDGPAAVGTAVIALTLVPTAALGLIAAGRARTGPGRDPAEGPDRPARPEDPA, encoded by the coding sequence ATGCAGACCGAAGCCCTCCCGGCTTCCCGTCCCGGCGGCTCCACCGACCGGACGGCACCCGGACGCAGGCGCCTCCCCCTCGTCGTCCACGTCCTCGCCGTGGGCACGTTCCTGATGCTCACCACCGAGTTCGTCGTCGCCGGGATACTCCCCGACATCGCCGCGGACCTCGGCGTCTCCCCCGCGCGGGTCGGGTCGTTCATCACGGTCTTCGCCGTGGGCATGATCGTCGGAGCACCGCTCATCACGATGCTCACGGCCCGGCTCTCCCAGCGGCTGACGCTGATCCTGGCGCTCGGGGTCTTCGTCGCCGGGCACATCCGGGTGGCACTGGTCTCCGACGTCGACCAGATCATGGTCGCCCGGTTCCTCACGGGCCTGGCCACCGGCGCGTTCTGGGCCGTGTCCGCCGTGGTCGCGAGCCGCGCCGCCGGTCCCGCGCTGGGTTCCCGTGCCGTCAGCGTCGTGGGCGCCGGGGGCTCCCTGGCGACCGTCCTCGGCGTTCCGGCCGGGGCGTACATCGCCCAGCTGGCCGGGTGGCGCGGAACCTTCTGGGCCCTGGCGGCCGCCGCGGCGCTCGTCACCGTCCTCGTCCTGCGGTCGGTCCCCCGCGACGAGCCCGCCGGCGGGGAGAGGACGTCCTTCGTCGCGGACCTGGCCGGGCTCCTGTCCGTCCGGCTGTGGCTCGTCCTGGCCGCCTGCGCCACCACCAGCGGCGGCGTCCTCGCGGTCTACTCCTTCATCGCGCCCGTCCTGACCGACCGGTCCGGCGTGCCCGCCGCGGCCGTGCCCCTGGTGCTCACCGTCTTCGGCGTCGGCTCGTTCGTCGGCACCCTCGTCGCCGGGCGCCTGGGCGACGGGCGCCCGCACGCGGTGACGATCGCGACCCCTGCCGTGTCGACCGTGCTGATGGCCTCGATCCTCGTGTTCTCCGGCTCGTCCTGGGCGATGGTCGTCCTGATCGCGCTGCTCGGGCTGTTCGGGCTCAGCGCGAACGGCGTGCTCATCCACCTCGCCGTGCGCTTCGCCGGGAGGGCGGCGTCGCTGGGGTCCGCGCTGAGCGTCGCCGCGTTCAACCTCGGCACCGCCGCCGTCACCCCGGTGGCGGGGGCCGCCCTGGCCTCGCCGCTCGGGCTCGACGGACCGGCCGCGGTCGGCACGGCCGTCATCGCGCTCACCCTGGTCCCGACCGCGGCCCTGGGCCTCATCGCCGCGGGCCGTGCGCGCACCGGGCCCGGCCGGGACCCGGCCGAAGGACCGGACCGGCCGGCGCGCCCCGAAGACCCCGCCTGA
- a CDS encoding helix-turn-helix transcriptional regulator: MDNRAEVREFLTTRREKVTPDDVGLPAGTNRRVAGLRRSEVATLAGVSVEYYTKLERGAISGASPEVLDSIARALRLDDAERAHLFDLAHAASPVARPPRRRSTKCWRPHPSLQWTLDAVTAGPAFVRNGRMDLLAANALARAFYRDTYAMPGQPPNIARFTFLDGRAREFYPDWDAFAEITVSILRTEAGRDPHNKELHDLVGELSTRSDEFRRLWGAHNVRHHGTGFKTFHHPVVGEMTLAYEGLNMEAEPGLTLTVYAAEPGSPSAERMQLLASWAAGEEDAQPPAAADEHRSKPRT, encoded by the coding sequence ATGGACAACCGAGCAGAGGTCCGCGAGTTCCTCACCACCCGGCGGGAGAAGGTCACCCCCGACGACGTGGGGCTGCCCGCGGGCACGAACCGGCGGGTGGCGGGGCTGCGCCGCAGTGAGGTCGCGACCCTGGCCGGCGTGAGCGTCGAGTACTACACGAAGCTGGAGCGCGGGGCGATCAGCGGTGCGTCCCCGGAGGTCCTGGACAGCATCGCCAGGGCGCTGCGGCTGGACGACGCCGAGCGGGCCCACCTGTTCGACCTGGCACACGCCGCGAGCCCGGTGGCTCGGCCCCCGCGCCGGCGGAGCACGAAGTGCTGGCGGCCCCACCCGAGCCTGCAGTGGACGCTGGACGCGGTCACCGCCGGGCCCGCGTTCGTCCGCAACGGCCGCATGGACCTGCTCGCGGCCAACGCGCTGGCCCGGGCGTTCTACAGGGACACCTACGCCATGCCCGGGCAGCCGCCGAACATCGCCCGGTTCACCTTCCTCGACGGGCGCGCCCGCGAGTTCTACCCGGACTGGGACGCGTTCGCCGAGATCACCGTCTCGATCCTGCGCACCGAGGCGGGCCGCGACCCGCACAACAAGGAGCTGCACGACCTGGTCGGGGAGCTCTCCACCCGCAGCGACGAGTTCCGGCGCCTGTGGGGCGCGCACAACGTGAGGCACCACGGCACCGGGTTCAAGACGTTCCACCACCCGGTCGTCGGCGAGATGACGCTGGCCTACGAGGGGCTGAACATGGAGGCCGAACCCGGCCTGACGCTGACGGTCTACGCCGCCGAGCCGGGCTCGCCGTCGGCCGAGCGCATGCAGCTGCTCGCCTCGTGGGCGGCCGGCGAGGAGGACGCGCAGCCCCCGGCGGCCGCGGACGAGCACCGCTCGAAGCCCCGCACCTGA
- a CDS encoding RNA polymerase sigma factor, with amino-acid sequence MLSLCEAASAVPFDGTARPEGSARPDVAAHGELTVLAMRAKEGTREALESLFELTRDDVVRFIARRVDPAWVDDLTQETFSRALRGLAHYAGRAPVRSWLFSVARHTVADRYRLQGRTPRHSTVDECAETGALAEPGRFDEYLALLDLLDALPEDRRTAFVLTQLQGMPYAEAAEAIGAPIGTVRSRVARGRRDLLRMLRQAA; translated from the coding sequence ATGCTCTCCCTCTGTGAGGCCGCCTCCGCCGTGCCCTTCGACGGGACCGCCCGCCCCGAGGGCTCCGCCCGCCCCGACGTGGCCGCGCACGGCGAACTGACCGTGCTGGCCATGCGCGCCAAAGAAGGCACCCGCGAGGCGCTGGAATCCCTCTTCGAGCTCACCCGCGACGACGTGGTGCGCTTCATCGCCCGCCGGGTCGACCCCGCGTGGGTGGACGACCTGACCCAGGAGACCTTCTCTCGCGCCCTGCGCGGCCTGGCCCACTACGCGGGACGCGCCCCGGTGCGCTCCTGGCTGTTCTCGGTGGCGCGCCACACCGTGGCCGACCGCTACCGGCTCCAGGGCCGGACCCCGCGCCACAGCACCGTGGACGAGTGCGCCGAGACCGGGGCGCTCGCGGAGCCGGGCCGGTTCGACGAGTACCTCGCCCTGCTGGACCTGCTGGACGCCCTCCCCGAGGACCGCAGGACGGCCTTCGTGCTGACCCAGCTCCAGGGGATGCCCTACGCCGAGGCGGCCGAGGCCATCGGCGCCCCCATCGGCACCGTGCGCTCCCGTGTGGCGCGCGGCCGCCGCGACCTGCTCCGGATGCTGCGCCAGGCGGCCTGA
- a CDS encoding SCO family protein gives MTSRTRPTRALTAALCAAVLAAATACSPADPVAEAGYYLDLSDDPMAASAVELATVDGEPWGFTDVADDRLTLLFFGYTSCPDVCPMTMAEIDLALGQARDAADSYDVVMVSTDPGRDTDEQLRSWLDRFDPAFQGVRGDIDATVEAGRDYGIAIDPPQETDGQYLVTHGGRIVVLLPGGEAAGMFDEGTEADEIAALLPALADTLL, from the coding sequence ATGACTTCCCGCACGCGCCCGACGCGCGCCCTGACCGCCGCGCTCTGCGCCGCCGTACTGGCCGCGGCCACCGCCTGCTCCCCGGCCGACCCCGTCGCGGAGGCCGGGTACTACCTCGACCTGTCCGACGACCCCATGGCGGCCTCGGCCGTCGAGCTGGCGACCGTCGACGGTGAGCCCTGGGGGTTCACCGACGTCGCCGACGACCGGCTGACCCTGCTCTTCTTCGGCTACACCAGCTGCCCCGACGTGTGCCCCATGACCATGGCCGAGATCGACCTCGCCCTGGGCCAGGCCCGGGACGCCGCCGACTCCTACGACGTCGTCATGGTCAGCACCGACCCCGGACGCGACACCGACGAGCAGCTGCGCTCGTGGCTGGACCGCTTCGACCCCGCCTTCCAGGGGGTGCGCGGGGACATCGACGCCACCGTCGAGGCCGGCCGCGACTACGGGATCGCCATCGACCCGCCGCAGGAGACCGACGGGCAGTACCTGGTCACCCACGGCGGGCGCATCGTGGTCCTGCTGCCCGGCGGGGAGGCGGCGGGCATGTTCGACGAGGGCACCGAGGCCGACGAGATCGCCGCCCTGCTCCCGGCCCTCGCGGACACGCTGCTGTGA
- a CDS encoding Dyp-type peroxidase: MKRRTDTGTGTGAAGGTGGGLARRDLLTAAAAAGAAGLATGAAAAHAAAAPRDTGEPDPALAPARSRAGARGGLPPALLTPTPSQVHLVAVDLRADPGAPAREAARRVLRIWSREAAALHEHGLAALVEGAPSQGLRPASLGVTLGLGASLLAAVGLADRVPPHLEDLPAFAADHLEPAWCGGDLLLHVGAEDPVVLSSAVGHLLGAVAADVRVRWSLAGFHRSAAAADDPSATPRNLMGQIDGTVNPRPSDALFGPQVLAAHPEPALAWMDGGAYLVVRRIRMLLDDWFALDPRDREAVIGRRLDTGAPLGGAAEDDRPDLAATGDDGSPAIPLDAHIRLAAPENTLGARMLRRGFSYDQGWDARGRRRAGLLFTAWQADPRTGFTPVQRALDEGGDALGPFIRHEGSALFAVPPVRGGAPWTAHDLLGG, encoded by the coding sequence GTGAAACGCCGCACCGACACCGGGACCGGAACCGGGGCCGCCGGCGGCACCGGGGGCGGGCTCGCCCGGCGCGACCTGCTCACGGCCGCGGCGGCGGCCGGGGCCGCCGGCCTCGCCACCGGTGCGGCGGCCGCCCACGCCGCCGCCGCGCCCCGGGACACCGGGGAGCCCGACCCCGCACTCGCCCCCGCCCGCTCCCGGGCGGGGGCCCGCGGCGGCCTGCCCCCGGCACTGCTGACACCCACACCGTCGCAGGTCCACCTGGTCGCCGTGGACCTGCGGGCCGACCCCGGGGCCCCGGCCCGCGAGGCCGCGCGCCGGGTGCTGCGGATCTGGAGCCGGGAGGCCGCCGCCCTGCACGAACACGGGCTGGCGGCCCTCGTCGAGGGCGCACCCTCCCAGGGGCTGCGGCCCGCCTCGCTCGGCGTGACCCTCGGCCTGGGGGCCTCCCTGCTCGCCGCGGTGGGGCTGGCCGACCGGGTGCCGCCGCACCTGGAGGACCTGCCCGCCTTCGCCGCCGACCACCTGGAACCGGCCTGGTGCGGCGGGGACCTGCTGCTCCACGTCGGGGCCGAGGACCCGGTCGTGCTGTCCTCCGCCGTGGGGCACCTGCTCGGCGCGGTCGCGGCCGACGTGAGGGTGCGCTGGTCCCTGGCCGGGTTCCATCGCTCCGCCGCGGCGGCCGACGACCCGTCGGCCACCCCGCGCAACCTCATGGGGCAGATCGACGGCACGGTCAACCCGCGCCCGTCCGACGCCCTGTTCGGCCCCCAGGTCCTGGCCGCGCACCCCGAGCCCGCCCTGGCGTGGATGGACGGCGGCGCCTACCTCGTCGTCCGCCGCATCCGGATGCTCCTCGACGACTGGTTCGCGCTGGACCCGCGCGACCGCGAGGCCGTCATCGGACGCCGCCTGGATACCGGGGCGCCTCTGGGCGGAGCGGCCGAGGACGACCGACCCGACCTGGCCGCGACGGGGGACGACGGTTCCCCCGCCATCCCCCTCGACGCCCACATCAGGCTGGCCGCCCCGGAGAACACGCTGGGCGCCCGGATGCTGCGCCGCGGCTTCTCCTACGACCAGGGCTGGGACGCCCGGGGGCGGCGCCGGGCCGGGCTGCTCTTCACGGCCTGGCAGGCCGACCCCCGCACGGGGTTCACCCCCGTGCAGCGGGCCCTGGACGAGGGGGGCGACGCCCTCGGCCCGTTCATCCGGCACGAGGGCAGCGCCCTGTTCGCGGTCCCGCCGGTGCGCGGGGGCGCCCCGTGGACCGCGCACGACCTGCTCGGCGGGTGA
- a CDS encoding copper chaperone PCu(A)C, giving the protein MRVLNDPHVPCVPDAPRAWPAPQAPSVRQVSRVPDTPQAPRTPRVPRALRSVGVSAALAAALLFATACGAAEAPTAAEASPEASRGHAVAGDLEVSGAWVPEPANPEVAVLYLEVANAAARDAAITGVSTDASPDADLCSTETTDSGASGMRVVEEIPVAAGGATALVDGGYHIMLNDLPEPLEVGDGVEVTLTFDGDREAVFTAPVEPMTAGSAPEADHGGHH; this is encoded by the coding sequence ATGCGCGTCCTGAATGATCCGCACGTCCCGTGTGTCCCGGATGCCCCGCGCGCCTGGCCCGCCCCGCAGGCCCCGAGCGTCCGGCAGGTCTCGCGGGTCCCGGATACCCCGCAGGCCCCGCGCACTCCGCGCGTTCCGCGGGCTCTGCGTTCTGTCGGCGTTTCCGCGGCGCTGGCCGCCGCGCTGCTGTTCGCCACGGCCTGTGGGGCCGCCGAGGCGCCCACGGCCGCCGAAGCCTCACCGGAGGCATCGCGCGGCCACGCGGTGGCGGGGGACCTGGAGGTCTCGGGCGCGTGGGTGCCCGAGCCCGCCAACCCCGAGGTCGCGGTGCTGTACCTGGAGGTGGCCAACGCCGCCGCCCGGGACGCGGCGATCACGGGCGTGTCCACCGACGCCTCGCCCGACGCCGACCTGTGCAGCACCGAGACCACGGACTCCGGGGCGTCCGGGATGCGGGTGGTGGAGGAGATCCCCGTGGCCGCCGGGGGAGCCACCGCCCTGGTGGACGGCGGCTACCACATCATGCTCAACGACCTCCCCGAGCCCCTGGAGGTGGGGGACGGGGTGGAGGTCACCCTCACCTTCGACGGCGACCGCGAAGCGGTGTTCACCGCCCCGGTGGAGCCCATGACCGCCGGGAGCGCCCCCGAGGCCGATCACGGCGGACACCACTGA